From one Rhopalosiphum padi isolate XX-2018 chromosome 2, ASM2088224v1, whole genome shotgun sequence genomic stretch:
- the LOC132923162 gene encoding ketosamine-3-kinase-like isoform X1 translates to MEKALESIFNTKIKKLDISINEGCINNSSVYETEDNKLLFVKDNSKPGSDKMFNGELEGLKAICSTNTISTPYPIATGCTNSGQHFIVMDYWKMSSLNTSCSSELGIQLAEMHMFNLKEGQPRINKFGFHVETCCGFLPQNNTWTDDWITFYVENRLNYQIQLLQSNSGNSIKKKKIIENYWPQLKHIIPKFFEGIEVKPSLLHGDLWPGNIAQSNSKPVIFDPATFYGHHEYDIASISLFGGVSKEFFEAYFKRIPKSNGFENRKLLYHLFHYLNHWNHFGGSYVNLTIDTFKSLLNSY, encoded by the exons atggaaAAAGCATTAGAAAGTATTTTTaacaccaaaataaaaaaattggataTATCTATTAATGAAGGCTGCATTAATAATAGTTCAGTTTATGAAACAgaagacaataaattattatttgttaaagatAATTCAAAACCAGGG tcAGATAAGATGTTCAATGGTGAATTAGAAGGCCTTAAAGCAATATGTAGTACAAATACTATTTCAACTCCTTATCCTATTGCCACTGGCTGCACAAATAGTGgtcaacattttattgtaatggATTATTGGAAAATGAGTTCTTTAAATACAAGTTGTTCATCAGAATTAGGCATTCAATTAGCAGAAAtgcatatgtttaatttaaaagaggGTCAACCACGTATAAACAAATTTGGATTTCATGTTGAAACTTGTTGTGGATTTTTACCTCAAAATAATACATGGACTGATGATtggatt ACATTCTACGTTGAAAAtcgtttaaattatcaaatacagTTGCTGCAATCAAACTCAGGaaacagtataaaaaaaaaa aaaatcattgaaaattattggcCTCAACTGAAACATATAATTCCCAAATTCTTTGAGGGGATTGAAGTTAAACCTTCACTACTTCATGGAGACTTGTGGCCAGGAAATATTGCTCAATCAAATTCAAAACcag ttattttcgATCCTGCTACGTTTTATGGGCATCATGAATATGATATTGCTTCCATTTCATTATTTGGAGGTGTTTCTAAAGAATTTTTTGaagcatattttaaaagaatacctAAGTCTAATGGGTTTGAAAATAGAAAGTTGTTATATCATTTATtccattatttaaatcattg gaaTCATTTTGGAGGAAGTTATGTCAACTTAACAATAGATACTTTTAAATCATTACTtaattcttattag
- the LOC132923162 gene encoding ketosamine-3-kinase-like isoform X2 gives MFNGELEGLKAICSTNTISTPYPIATGCTNSGQHFIVMDYWKMSSLNTSCSSELGIQLAEMHMFNLKEGQPRINKFGFHVETCCGFLPQNNTWTDDWITFYVENRLNYQIQLLQSNSGNSIKKKKIIENYWPQLKHIIPKFFEGIEVKPSLLHGDLWPGNIAQSNSKPVIFDPATFYGHHEYDIASISLFGGVSKEFFEAYFKRIPKSNGFENRKLLYHLFHYLNHWNHFGGSYVNLTIDTFKSLLNSY, from the exons ATGTTCAATGGTGAATTAGAAGGCCTTAAAGCAATATGTAGTACAAATACTATTTCAACTCCTTATCCTATTGCCACTGGCTGCACAAATAGTGgtcaacattttattgtaatggATTATTGGAAAATGAGTTCTTTAAATACAAGTTGTTCATCAGAATTAGGCATTCAATTAGCAGAAAtgcatatgtttaatttaaaagaggGTCAACCACGTATAAACAAATTTGGATTTCATGTTGAAACTTGTTGTGGATTTTTACCTCAAAATAATACATGGACTGATGATtggatt ACATTCTACGTTGAAAAtcgtttaaattatcaaatacagTTGCTGCAATCAAACTCAGGaaacagtataaaaaaaaaa aaaatcattgaaaattattggcCTCAACTGAAACATATAATTCCCAAATTCTTTGAGGGGATTGAAGTTAAACCTTCACTACTTCATGGAGACTTGTGGCCAGGAAATATTGCTCAATCAAATTCAAAACcag ttattttcgATCCTGCTACGTTTTATGGGCATCATGAATATGATATTGCTTCCATTTCATTATTTGGAGGTGTTTCTAAAGAATTTTTTGaagcatattttaaaagaatacctAAGTCTAATGGGTTTGAAAATAGAAAGTTGTTATATCATTTATtccattatttaaatcattg gaaTCATTTTGGAGGAAGTTATGTCAACTTAACAATAGATACTTTTAAATCATTACTtaattcttattag